Proteins encoded by one window of Cupriavidus sp. EM10:
- a CDS encoding pilus assembly protein: MGGFKDLNGSNTPDQPSEWDVRLSDGTSGSDGLPDNYFYATNPGALASALERAFLSILKTSSSAAVAASTTSLRNGSSIYQARFNGADWSGQLLAYALTAAGDIITPEKWDAGSKFKGVSQDSRKILTYNTADNTSAGIPFRWNSLPSAYQTALNSTDSLGSKRLLWLRGDQTNEGDGASQFRTRPNTVLGDIVNSSPQYVGTPGAGYGDATYVNFVASQKSRKPVLYVGANDGMLHAFSADMTTGGDGGKELFAYVPSPLYGKLANLTSNSYVHSYYVDSTPSITDAVINNSWRTVLVGGLGGGGKGMYALDVTDPSAISEANAASTVLWEFSSNDDADLGYTYGRPKIVRLGNGKWAAVFGNGLNSTAARGSVFVVFLDRAPGSKSWKLGTDYLKLTVDDATDALTKSNGITQVYVSDTDGDYVADAIYAGDLLGNVWKFDVSGKTPSNYQSTRQLLFTATDAAGNAQPITTSFGGIRNRAGGFVIMFGTGRYVDVSDPTNMNTQAVYGIWDKNSSAQLKITRSQLVQQSITMETQFNGGDWYRVLSKNTVSYTSGAMGWYLNLVSPGASPQGERVVYDPQISGTRLLFSTLIPSTDLCSNGGSGWQMLIDGLTGGQTVSMFDANGDGKFDGKDSVGGSGDKAGQATNGKKSTDGSLTNPNVLGGNSYTSGTDGNVNRTSINTGYPTGRVSWRQIQH, translated from the coding sequence ATGGGGGGCTTCAAGGATCTGAACGGCAGCAACACGCCCGACCAGCCTTCCGAATGGGACGTGCGCCTGTCGGACGGCACGAGCGGCTCCGATGGCCTGCCGGACAACTACTTCTACGCGACCAACCCTGGCGCACTGGCGTCGGCCCTGGAACGTGCGTTCCTGTCGATCCTGAAGACCTCGTCGTCGGCAGCCGTGGCGGCCAGCACGACATCCCTGCGCAATGGCTCCAGCATCTACCAGGCGCGCTTCAACGGCGCCGACTGGTCGGGCCAGTTGCTGGCCTACGCGCTGACCGCGGCCGGCGACATCATCACGCCGGAAAAGTGGGATGCCGGCAGCAAGTTCAAGGGCGTCAGCCAGGACAGCCGCAAGATCCTGACCTACAACACCGCGGACAACACCAGCGCCGGCATTCCATTCCGCTGGAATAGCTTGCCTTCGGCCTACCAGACCGCCCTGAACAGCACCGACTCCCTGGGCAGCAAGCGCCTGCTGTGGCTGCGCGGCGACCAGACCAACGAAGGCGACGGCGCCTCGCAGTTCCGCACGCGGCCGAACACCGTGCTGGGCGACATCGTGAACTCGAGCCCGCAGTACGTCGGCACACCTGGCGCAGGCTATGGCGATGCCACGTATGTGAACTTCGTCGCTTCCCAGAAGAGCCGCAAGCCAGTGCTATACGTGGGCGCCAACGACGGCATGCTGCACGCCTTCTCGGCGGACATGACCACAGGCGGCGATGGTGGCAAGGAGCTCTTTGCCTATGTGCCATCACCGCTCTACGGCAAGTTGGCCAACCTGACGTCCAACAGCTACGTGCACAGCTACTACGTGGACAGCACGCCATCCATCACGGACGCTGTGATCAACAACAGCTGGCGGACCGTGCTTGTGGGCGGCCTGGGCGGTGGCGGCAAGGGCATGTATGCGCTGGACGTGACGGATCCGAGTGCAATCAGCGAGGCCAACGCTGCGTCCACCGTGCTTTGGGAGTTCTCCAGCAACGACGATGCGGACCTGGGCTACACCTATGGCCGTCCGAAGATCGTGCGCCTGGGCAATGGCAAGTGGGCGGCCGTCTTCGGCAACGGGCTGAACAGCACCGCGGCGCGTGGCTCGGTCTTCGTCGTGTTCCTGGACCGCGCACCCGGCAGCAAGTCGTGGAAACTCGGCACGGACTACCTGAAACTGACCGTCGACGACGCCACGGACGCCCTGACCAAATCCAACGGCATCACGCAGGTGTACGTCTCCGACACCGACGGCGACTACGTGGCGGACGCCATCTACGCGGGCGACCTGCTCGGCAATGTCTGGAAATTCGACGTCAGCGGCAAGACGCCTTCGAACTACCAGAGCACTCGCCAGTTGCTGTTCACCGCAACCGACGCGGCCGGCAATGCGCAGCCGATCACCACATCGTTCGGTGGCATCCGCAATCGCGCGGGCGGTTTCGTCATCATGTTCGGCACCGGCCGATATGTGGACGTCAGCGATCCCACCAACATGAACACTCAGGCCGTGTACGGTATCTGGGACAAGAACAGCAGCGCGCAACTCAAGATCACACGTTCGCAACTGGTGCAACAGAGCATCACCATGGAGACGCAGTTCAACGGTGGAGACTGGTACCGTGTGCTGAGCAAGAACACGGTGAGCTATACCAGCGGGGCAATGGGCTGGTACCTGAACCTTGTTTCGCCGGGCGCGAGCCCGCAAGGCGAGCGCGTGGTCTACGATCCGCAGATCAGTGGCACCCGGTTGCTGTTCTCCACGCTGATTCCATCGACGGATCTGTGCTCGAACGGTGGCTCGGGCTGGCAGATGCTGATCGACGGCTTGACGGGCGGCCAGACGGTGTCGATGTTCGACGCCAATGGAGATGGCAAATTCGACGGAAAGGATTCCGTCGGCGGCAGTGGCGACAAGGCCGGCCAGGCAACCAATGGCAAGAAATCGACCGATGGCAGCCTGACGAATCCGAACGTCCTCGGAGGCAATTCCTATACGAGCGGCACTGACGGTAACGTCAATCGCACCAGTATCAACACCGGTTATCCGACCGGCCGTGTATCTTGGCGGCAGATCCAGCACTGA
- a CDS encoding type IV pilin protein — protein sequence MRPHPPNRAAPVSGFTLVELLVVIAIVIALTILAAPAWQRHVERGWRMQARAELVSAMLVLERHALVHLTFASAADGTTPAGEWPKPVPPPPAQTRHWLTATSCDGIALSRCVEVRAAPVRPDPVCGTLALRSSGEWLSLPTPDGAAMPLPPGC from the coding sequence ATGAGGCCGCATCCGCCCAATCGTGCCGCGCCGGTGTCCGGTTTCACACTGGTTGAACTGCTGGTCGTGATTGCCATCGTCATCGCGCTGACGATCCTGGCCGCGCCTGCCTGGCAGCGCCATGTCGAACGCGGCTGGCGCATGCAGGCGCGCGCCGAACTTGTGTCGGCCATGCTCGTGCTGGAGCGCCATGCATTGGTACACCTGACCTTCGCCAGTGCGGCCGATGGCACCACGCCTGCCGGCGAATGGCCGAAGCCCGTGCCGCCGCCACCTGCCCAAACACGTCACTGGTTGACGGCCACCAGTTGCGACGGCATCGCGCTGTCGCGCTGCGTGGAAGTCCGCGCCGCGCCGGTACGGCCCGATCCGGTCTGCGGCACCCTCGCCCTGCGCAGCAGCGGCGAGTGGCTTTCCCTGCCCACGCCGGACGGGGCCGCCATGCCATTGCCACCAGGGTGCTAG
- a CDS encoding type IV pilin protein, translating into MRNEGRASERRRSGARGFTLIELMITVMIIGILSAIAIPQYQQYVTKARRAEAKAGLARVQGALERYFTVNNTYTLDPLLLKLPKCDDAKTPSGDTCDSSNYIITIEPNGGSIATGFQLTAAPVANRPDPVCGNFTVNNLNVKTSTGTGAAGTCW; encoded by the coding sequence ATGAGGAACGAGGGACGGGCAAGTGAACGGCGCCGATCGGGCGCCCGGGGCTTCACGCTGATCGAGCTGATGATCACGGTGATGATCATCGGGATCCTGTCGGCGATCGCCATCCCGCAGTACCAGCAGTACGTGACCAAGGCACGTCGCGCCGAGGCCAAGGCGGGCCTGGCGCGCGTGCAGGGCGCGCTGGAGCGGTACTTCACGGTCAACAACACCTACACCCTGGACCCGCTGCTACTGAAGCTGCCAAAGTGCGATGACGCCAAGACCCCGTCCGGCGACACCTGCGATTCCAGCAACTACATCATCACGATAGAGCCGAACGGGGGCTCCATCGCTACTGGTTTCCAGCTGACCGCCGCACCGGTAGCGAATCGGCCGGATCCGGTGTGCGGCAATTTCACTGTGAACAATCTCAACGTCAAGACGTCGACGGGCACGGGCGCCGCCGGCACCTGCTGGTGA
- a CDS encoding PilW family protein has product MLCRYPSREGGRLLAGTQTPGTLVRGVETMQLRYGVDLDGDGRVERFVPAAEMSAQGSAVWHRVHAVQVAVVVRGDRVTVPPNVAQRLTLFPPDDNGHADDQIFEPTRQPRLRRRVFATTVRLRNPSPCQEAPLC; this is encoded by the coding sequence TTGCTGTGCCGCTACCCCAGCCGCGAGGGCGGCCGGCTTCTCGCGGGCACCCAGACTCCGGGCACGCTGGTGCGCGGCGTGGAAACAATGCAATTGCGTTACGGCGTGGACCTCGACGGCGACGGCAGGGTCGAGAGGTTCGTGCCGGCGGCTGAAATGTCCGCCCAAGGCTCGGCCGTCTGGCATCGCGTGCATGCGGTGCAGGTGGCCGTGGTGGTGCGTGGAGACCGCGTCACGGTCCCGCCAAACGTTGCGCAGCGGCTCACGCTCTTTCCGCCCGATGACAACGGCCACGCCGACGATCAAATCTTCGAGCCGACCAGGCAACCGCGCCTGCGGCGCCGGGTGTTCGCCACAACCGTTCGGCTGCGCAATCCGTCTCCGTGCCAGGAGGCCCCGCTATGCTGA
- a CDS encoding serine aminopeptidase domain-containing protein: protein MLRAIRFALALVGVCLGLAVSAQDAPLDERIVTVSLSRGTELNLVVSMKPGSKPTTAAMLFPGYPGVLRVEAQAGGAPDFQLRGNFLVRARRHLVNDNVMTVLVDCPKDRWTNCDDGYRESDQYAADIAAAIDKLKADQGVARIYLIGTSYGTVSTAFLARKLGGRIDGAVHTSTFTDPRAGRGRGPVHGLAMWNFDWTAAHVDQLFVHHQDDPCPLTQYRTIAARHGSIPLITVQGAKGVRGEPCEAFSQHGYVGRERPVMLAIGDWMATRKVAETVGAKGDE, encoded by the coding sequence ATGCTGCGAGCCATACGATTTGCCTTGGCGCTGGTCGGCGTCTGTCTCGGCCTGGCGGTGTCGGCGCAAGACGCGCCGCTGGACGAGCGCATCGTCACGGTCAGCCTGTCGCGCGGCACGGAACTCAACCTCGTGGTCAGCATGAAGCCTGGATCGAAGCCGACGACGGCGGCCATGCTGTTTCCCGGCTACCCCGGGGTGCTGCGAGTGGAAGCCCAGGCCGGTGGGGCGCCGGACTTTCAGTTGCGCGGCAATTTCCTGGTACGCGCCCGCCGGCATCTGGTCAACGACAACGTCATGACCGTGCTGGTCGATTGTCCCAAGGACCGCTGGACGAATTGCGATGACGGCTACCGTGAGTCAGACCAGTATGCCGCCGATATCGCCGCAGCCATCGACAAGCTCAAGGCGGACCAGGGCGTCGCCCGGATCTACCTGATCGGGACGAGCTACGGCACGGTGTCCACCGCCTTCCTGGCCCGCAAGCTGGGCGGCCGGATCGATGGCGCCGTCCACACGTCCACGTTCACCGATCCACGCGCCGGCCGAGGCCGTGGCCCGGTGCACGGGCTGGCAATGTGGAACTTCGACTGGACTGCCGCGCATGTGGACCAACTGTTCGTCCATCACCAGGACGATCCATGCCCGCTCACGCAATATCGCACCATCGCCGCGCGTCACGGCAGCATTCCGCTGATCACGGTGCAGGGCGCCAAGGGCGTGCGCGGCGAGCCGTGCGAAGCGTTCTCGCAGCACGGCTATGTCGGCCGCGAGCGGCCCGTCATGCTGGCCATCGGCGACTGGATGGCCACACGCAAGGTGGCCGAGACCGTGGGGGCGAAGGGCGACGAATGA
- the nusB gene encoding transcription antitermination factor NusB — protein MSNTPDNGDAQDAAGKPAGAKARTEPKAPPKSARRRSRELALQGLYQWLLNRNDIGAIQAHLHDAQGFNKADREHFDALLGGAVREEANLTAAFEPFLDRTVDELSPVERAALLVGSYELVHCLDIPYKVVINEAVELTKTFGGVEGYKYVNGVLDKLAAQVRAPEVAARR, from the coding sequence ATGAGTAATACCCCCGACAACGGCGACGCGCAGGACGCCGCCGGCAAGCCGGCCGGCGCCAAGGCGCGCACCGAACCCAAGGCTCCGCCGAAGAGCGCGCGCCGCCGGTCCCGGGAACTGGCCCTGCAAGGCCTGTATCAGTGGCTGCTGAACCGCAACGATATTGGTGCGATTCAGGCCCACCTGCACGACGCGCAAGGCTTCAACAAGGCCGATCGCGAGCATTTCGACGCCCTGCTGGGCGGGGCCGTACGCGAGGAAGCGAACCTGACTGCCGCCTTCGAGCCGTTCCTGGACCGTACCGTCGACGAACTGTCGCCCGTGGAGCGCGCCGCGCTGCTGGTCGGCAGCTACGAGCTGGTGCATTGCCTGGACATCCCGTACAAGGTCGTCATCAACGAAGCCGTGGAACTGACCAAGACCTTCGGCGGCGTGGAAGGCTACAAGTACGTGAACGGCGTGCTGGACAAGCTGGCCGCACAGGTGCGCGCACCCGAGGTGGCCGCGCGCCGCTGA
- the ribD gene encoding bifunctional diaminohydroxyphosphoribosylaminopyrimidine deaminase/5-amino-6-(5-phosphoribosylamino)uracil reductase RibD has translation MFSDSDHTAMAQALALAARGMYTTTPNPRVGCVLMKDGQVIGQGYTQPAGQDHAEIQAMKDAIAHGHDPAGATAYVTLEPCSHFGRTPPCADALVRAGIARVVAAMEDPNPSVSGRGLQRLRDAGIDVRCGLLEKEARDLNIGFVSRMTRGLPWVRVKVAASLDGGTALHDGTSQWITSQAARDDGHAWRARACAILTGIGTVRDDNPALTVRAVSTPRQPQRVLVDSRLEVPLDAQILHRDTGDFAKPVLVFCAVEDKARQRALEDRGAEVVVLPNRHGKVELRRMLEALGERGINELHVEAGYKLNGSLIREGCADELLVYMAPRLLGDAQGMFNLPPLARLEDAAQFRWHEVRQIGDDLRLIARRADSKD, from the coding sequence ATGTTTTCCGATTCCGACCACACCGCCATGGCACAAGCCCTGGCACTCGCCGCGCGGGGCATGTACACCACCACGCCGAACCCTCGCGTGGGTTGTGTCCTGATGAAGGACGGACAGGTCATCGGACAAGGCTACACGCAGCCGGCCGGCCAGGATCACGCTGAAATCCAGGCCATGAAGGACGCGATTGCGCATGGTCATGACCCGGCCGGTGCCACGGCGTATGTCACCCTCGAACCGTGCAGCCATTTCGGCCGCACGCCGCCATGCGCCGATGCGCTGGTGCGCGCGGGTATCGCCCGCGTGGTGGCGGCCATGGAAGACCCGAACCCGAGCGTATCGGGCCGGGGCCTGCAACGGCTGCGTGACGCGGGCATCGATGTGCGCTGCGGGCTGCTGGAAAAGGAAGCGCGCGATCTCAATATCGGCTTTGTCTCGCGCATGACGCGGGGCCTGCCCTGGGTACGCGTCAAGGTAGCGGCCTCGCTCGATGGCGGCACCGCATTGCACGACGGCACCAGCCAGTGGATCACCAGCCAGGCCGCGCGCGACGATGGCCACGCCTGGCGGGCCCGTGCCTGCGCCATCCTCACCGGCATCGGCACCGTGCGGGACGACAACCCCGCACTGACCGTGCGCGCCGTATCGACGCCGCGCCAGCCGCAACGCGTGCTGGTCGATTCCCGGCTCGAAGTGCCGCTGGACGCGCAGATACTGCATCGCGACACCGGCGATTTCGCCAAACCCGTGCTCGTGTTTTGCGCCGTCGAGGACAAGGCTCGCCAGCGTGCGCTGGAAGACCGTGGCGCCGAAGTCGTGGTGCTGCCGAACCGGCACGGCAAGGTGGAGCTGCGCCGGATGCTGGAAGCGCTGGGCGAGCGCGGCATCAACGAACTGCATGTGGAAGCTGGCTACAAGCTCAACGGATCGCTGATCCGCGAAGGCTGCGCCGACGAACTGCTGGTCTACATGGCGCCCCGGCTGCTGGGCGACGCGCAGGGCATGTTCAACCTGCCGCCGCTGGCCCGCCTGGAAGACGCCGCGCAATTCCGCTGGCATGAGGTGCGGCAGATCGGCGACGACCTGCGCCTGATCGCCCGCCGCGCCGACAGCAAGGACTGA
- the ribH gene encoding 6,7-dimethyl-8-ribityllumazine synthase: protein MDHGFYESNLDGEGLRIGIVQARFNEPVCDELREACTAELEKLGVEGEDTLLVTVPGALEVPLALQKMAESGQFDALIALGAVVRGETYHFELVSNESGAGVTRVGLDFNVPIANGILTVDTDAQAHARTREKGRDCARTAVEMANLVVALDSLRENDGRDEDDEEDDE, encoded by the coding sequence ATGGATCACGGCTTCTACGAGAGCAACCTCGACGGTGAAGGCCTGCGCATTGGCATCGTGCAAGCCCGCTTCAACGAGCCCGTCTGCGACGAGCTGCGCGAGGCCTGCACGGCCGAACTGGAAAAGCTTGGCGTCGAGGGCGAGGACACGCTGCTGGTGACCGTGCCGGGCGCGCTCGAAGTGCCGCTGGCCCTGCAGAAGATGGCCGAAAGTGGCCAGTTCGACGCATTGATTGCGCTGGGCGCCGTGGTGCGCGGCGAGACCTATCACTTTGAACTGGTCTCGAACGAATCGGGCGCGGGCGTCACGCGCGTGGGCCTGGATTTCAACGTGCCCATCGCCAACGGCATCCTGACCGTCGACACCGACGCGCAGGCCCATGCCCGCACCCGCGAAAAGGGCCGTGACTGCGCCCGCACCGCAGTGGAAATGGCCAACCTGGTCGTCGCGCTGGATTCCCTGCGCGAGAACGACGGCCGCGATGAAGATGACGAGGAAGATGATGAGTAA
- a CDS encoding GspH/FimT family protein, translating to MTLTELLVSLAVSAVLALAAWPAIGMLIAEHSAGYAADRLAASLALARTTASARRAEVRLEPIRGAPTLERGWQLTVSGAADNRTPPFSVVALHDRCLRIDLRATAGTMATQSLRLTPVGYSRSERGGFLAATFLVRCHQAQRQVRLGAQGRIRICRPGADADCD from the coding sequence GTGACGCTGACCGAGCTGCTGGTATCGCTGGCGGTGTCGGCTGTGCTCGCCCTGGCCGCATGGCCCGCCATCGGCATGCTGATCGCCGAGCATAGCGCCGGGTACGCGGCGGATCGCCTGGCCGCGTCGCTGGCGTTGGCCCGCACCACGGCGTCGGCGCGGCGTGCCGAGGTCAGGCTGGAGCCGATTCGCGGCGCCCCTACCCTGGAACGCGGCTGGCAACTGACGGTGTCGGGCGCCGCCGACAACCGGACGCCGCCGTTCTCGGTGGTGGCGTTGCATGACCGCTGCCTGCGCATCGACTTGCGCGCCACGGCCGGCACCATGGCCACGCAGAGCCTGCGCTTGACACCTGTGGGATACTCACGATCTGAGCGTGGGGGCTTTCTGGCCGCCACATTCCTGGTGCGTTGCCACCAGGCGCAGCGCCAGGTACGGCTCGGCGCCCAGGGACGCATCCGGATCTGCCGGCCCGGCGCCGATGCCGATTGCGACTGA
- a CDS encoding pyridoxal phosphate-dependent aminotransferase, with translation MDHQRIATASRLANIQAFHVMELAKQAAELERAGRHIIHMGIGEPDFTAAAPVIHAAEAAMRRGVTQYTGALGIHALREAIAGYYKTAYGLDIPERRVIVTAGASGALLLACAVLVEIGAEVLMPDPSYPCNRHFVAAFDGQAKMIPSGPAERFQLTAAQVAAHWGEKTRGVLLASPSNPTGTSILPDELKAILAEVRERRGFAILDEIYQGLSYDAPPVSALALDDNVVTVNSFSKYFNMTGWRLGWLVVPEALVPAFEKVAQNLFICASAVAQHAAVACFSPEALAIYDERKAEFHRRRDAILPALEALGLRVPVKPDGAFYVYADCRHVNHPAAGDADKLTQAILHDAGVVMVPGTDFGPHTANDYIRISYATSMPNIEEAMDRMHHFLR, from the coding sequence ATGGACCACCAGCGTATCGCCACTGCTTCCCGACTTGCCAACATCCAGGCCTTCCACGTGATGGAACTGGCCAAGCAGGCCGCCGAGCTTGAACGTGCCGGCCGGCACATCATCCACATGGGCATTGGCGAGCCCGATTTCACGGCTGCGGCGCCGGTCATCCATGCGGCCGAAGCGGCCATGCGGCGCGGCGTGACGCAATACACCGGCGCCCTGGGCATCCACGCGCTGCGCGAGGCCATTGCCGGCTACTACAAGACCGCCTATGGGCTGGATATCCCCGAGCGCCGCGTGATCGTCACGGCCGGGGCGTCTGGCGCCCTGCTGCTGGCGTGCGCGGTGCTGGTGGAAATCGGCGCCGAAGTGCTGATGCCGGACCCGAGCTACCCGTGCAACCGCCATTTCGTGGCCGCCTTCGACGGCCAGGCGAAGATGATCCCGAGCGGCCCGGCCGAGCGCTTCCAGCTGACGGCGGCCCAGGTGGCGGCCCATTGGGGCGAGAAGACGCGCGGCGTGCTGCTGGCGTCGCCGTCGAACCCGACCGGCACGTCGATCCTGCCGGACGAGCTCAAGGCCATCCTGGCCGAAGTGCGCGAGCGTCGCGGCTTCGCCATCCTCGACGAGATCTACCAGGGCCTGTCGTACGATGCCCCGCCGGTCTCGGCGCTGGCGCTCGACGACAACGTGGTGACGGTCAACAGCTTCTCGAAGTACTTCAACATGACGGGCTGGCGCCTGGGCTGGCTGGTGGTACCCGAGGCGCTGGTGCCAGCCTTCGAGAAGGTGGCGCAGAACCTGTTCATCTGCGCGTCGGCCGTGGCCCAGCATGCGGCGGTGGCCTGCTTCTCTCCCGAGGCCCTGGCGATCTACGACGAGCGCAAGGCCGAATTCCATCGCCGCCGCGACGCGATACTGCCCGCGCTCGAAGCGCTGGGCCTGCGCGTGCCCGTAAAGCCCGACGGCGCGTTCTACGTCTACGCCGACTGCCGCCACGTGAACCACCCGGCCGCAGGCGACGCCGACAAGCTGACCCAGGCCATCCTGCACGATGCCGGCGTGGTCATGGTGCCCGGCACGGATTTCGGCCCGCATACCGCCAACGATTACATCCGGATCTCGTACGCGACGTCGATGCCCAATATCGAAGAGGCGATGGACCGCATGCATCATTTCCTGCGCTAG
- a CDS encoding pilus assembly protein PilX, with the protein MLIHRMHTGAALLAFVATLILVMGGLCTAATHFLLAGRQLATLPLDREIAFRAAEAALHDAEADLIAAIAAESPRLAGLPAPGTCAEGAQRGICMADGDHRPWQPWLDGNGGAGSDDLGVALGTFTGAQLPELPPGVVGATALPRYLVEVRDDPPIPGMWPRMRIVALGVGRDPDVRVLLQTEFQP; encoded by the coding sequence ATGCTGATCCATCGCATGCACACCGGGGCGGCGCTGCTGGCGTTCGTCGCCACGCTGATACTTGTGATGGGTGGCCTCTGTACGGCCGCCACGCACTTTCTGCTGGCGGGCAGGCAACTGGCAACCCTGCCGCTCGACCGCGAAATCGCCTTCCGCGCCGCCGAAGCGGCGCTGCACGACGCCGAAGCCGACTTGATCGCCGCCATTGCGGCGGAAAGCCCAAGGCTTGCCGGCCTGCCCGCGCCGGGCACCTGCGCGGAGGGCGCCCAACGCGGTATTTGCATGGCCGATGGCGACCACCGTCCATGGCAACCGTGGCTTGATGGCAACGGGGGCGCCGGAAGCGACGATCTCGGCGTCGCACTGGGAACGTTCACCGGGGCGCAACTGCCCGAACTGCCGCCCGGCGTGGTTGGCGCAACCGCCTTGCCCCGCTACCTGGTCGAGGTCCGCGACGATCCGCCGATACCCGGCATGTGGCCGCGCATGCGCATCGTTGCCCTGGGCGTGGGGCGGGATCCCGATGTGCGCGTTCTGTTGCAGACGGAGTTTCAGCCATGA
- a CDS encoding CaiB/BaiF CoA-transferase family protein codes for MNPPLQGIRIVEFEGLGPGPLAGRMLADMGAEVTVIARLQRTAVADQLGGSKASPLRRGKNIVPLDLKQPDDLAEAMRLVDAAAGLIEGNRPGVMERLGLGPADCAARNPALVYGRMTGWGQTGPLAQTAGHDLNYVALTGMLALSARPGQMPMIPPTVLGDAGGALGLAFGMVCAMLDARATGRGRVVDGAIVDTVAMLGSIALWVRNNGQLDATDPSPFHQSPFYDVYACADGGHITIGALEPQFYALLVTKLGLEDIDPARQYDRDTWPALKARFTALFLSQPRAHWDSLLGGTDVCYAPVLTIAEAARHPHNAARGLFVEHEDGTLDTVGAPRFLAPDV; via the coding sequence ATGAATCCACCCCTGCAGGGCATCCGTATCGTCGAGTTCGAGGGCCTTGGCCCCGGCCCGCTGGCCGGCCGGATGCTGGCCGACATGGGAGCCGAGGTCACGGTCATCGCCCGGCTCCAGCGCACGGCCGTGGCCGACCAGCTGGGCGGCAGCAAGGCCAGCCCGCTCCGGCGCGGAAAGAACATCGTGCCGCTGGACCTGAAGCAACCGGATGATCTGGCCGAGGCCATGCGTCTGGTCGACGCCGCGGCGGGCCTGATCGAAGGCAACCGGCCGGGCGTGATGGAGCGGCTGGGGCTGGGGCCGGCCGATTGCGCCGCCCGCAATCCGGCGCTGGTCTACGGACGCATGACCGGCTGGGGCCAGACCGGGCCGCTGGCGCAGACCGCCGGCCATGATCTCAACTATGTCGCGCTGACAGGCATGCTGGCGCTGTCGGCGCGGCCCGGGCAGATGCCGATGATTCCGCCCACGGTGCTGGGCGACGCCGGCGGCGCGCTGGGGCTGGCCTTCGGCATGGTCTGCGCGATGCTCGACGCCCGCGCCACGGGCCGGGGCCGCGTGGTGGACGGCGCGATCGTCGATACCGTGGCCATGCTCGGCAGCATCGCGCTATGGGTGCGCAACAACGGCCAGCTCGACGCGACCGACCCCAGCCCGTTCCATCAATCGCCGTTTTACGATGTCTACGCGTGCGCCGACGGCGGCCATATCACGATTGGCGCCCTGGAGCCGCAGTTCTATGCGTTGCTGGTGACCAAGCTGGGCCTGGAGGACATCGACCCAGCGCGCCAGTATGACCGCGACACGTGGCCGGCCCTCAAGGCGCGCTTCACGGCGCTGTTCCTGAGCCAGCCGCGTGCCCACTGGGACAGCCTGCTGGGCGGGACGGACGTGTGCTATGCGCCGGTGCTCACCATTGCCGAGGCGGCCCGGCATCCGCACAACGCGGCAAGGGGGCTGTTCGTAGAGCATGAGGACGGCACGCTAGATACGGTCGGCGCGCCCCGGTTTCTCGCGCCAGACGTCTGA
- a CDS encoding riboflavin synthase, with amino-acid sequence MFTGIVAAVGRIETISPLGDANSGVRLRVAAGGLDLSDVGIGDSIAIQGACMTVVTLEAGHFDVDVSRESLDKTVGLDQPGRVNLEKALRLADRLGGHLVSGHVDGLGEVVRFAPVGESHELRIRAPRELGRYLAYKGSVVVNGVSLTVNTVSDTADGCEFSINLIPHTVEVTTLNELAPGKRVNLEIDLIARYVERMLSAADGVAKPAI; translated from the coding sequence ATGTTTACTGGCATTGTGGCGGCCGTGGGCCGCATCGAAACCATTTCGCCGCTCGGCGATGCCAACTCGGGCGTGCGCCTGCGCGTGGCCGCCGGCGGACTGGACCTGTCGGACGTGGGCATCGGCGACAGCATCGCCATCCAGGGCGCCTGCATGACCGTGGTCACGCTGGAAGCGGGCCATTTCGACGTGGATGTGTCGCGCGAATCGCTCGACAAGACCGTCGGACTGGACCAGCCCGGACGCGTCAACCTGGAAAAGGCGCTGCGCCTGGCCGATCGCCTGGGCGGCCACCTGGTGTCCGGGCACGTCGACGGCCTGGGTGAAGTGGTCCGCTTTGCCCCCGTGGGCGAATCGCACGAACTGCGCATCCGCGCCCCGCGCGAGCTGGGTCGCTATCTGGCCTACAAGGGCTCGGTGGTGGTGAACGGCGTGTCGCTGACCGTCAACACCGTCAGTGACACGGCCGACGGCTGCGAGTTTTCGATCAACCTGATCCCGCACACCGTGGAAGTGACCACGCTCAACGAGCTGGCCCCGGGCAAGCGCGTGAACCTGGAAATCGACCTGATCGCGCGCTATGTGGAGCGGATGCTGTCGGCGGCCGACGGCGTGGCCAAGCCGGCAATCTGA